In Psychrobacter sp. P11G3, a single genomic region encodes these proteins:
- the era gene encoding GTPase Era: protein MAIEEFFAPSGNARMADDFRAGYVAIVGRPNVGKSTLMNHLLGQKLSITSRKPQTTRHRIHGILSNHEMQAVFVDTPGIHRNEVRAINERMNKAAVSALVDVDLVLFVVDSDQWRDDDLLTLQKLGETNLTVVLVINKSDTLKDKGSVLPLIETFNDSFDFADIVPVSALKNQNLDRLQEVIASHLPVAAPIYDTEQITDRSERFLASEIIREKIMRSAGDEVPYDLTVQIDEFKDEPAHTDPKTGRPRKACTFIDATIYVERGGQKAIVIGDKGQRIKQVGMDARKDMEQLFGKKIMLTLWVKVKRGWSDDERALTSLGY, encoded by the coding sequence ATGGCAATTGAAGAATTTTTTGCACCAAGTGGCAATGCCCGTATGGCTGATGATTTTAGAGCAGGTTATGTCGCTATTGTTGGACGTCCAAATGTGGGCAAGTCAACTTTGATGAATCACTTATTGGGTCAAAAGCTGTCTATCACCTCACGTAAACCGCAAACTACCCGTCATCGTATTCATGGCATTTTGTCAAACCATGAAATGCAAGCGGTGTTTGTTGATACACCAGGTATTCACCGTAACGAAGTACGCGCTATCAATGAACGTATGAATAAAGCGGCGGTATCGGCGTTAGTAGATGTGGATTTAGTACTGTTTGTTGTTGATTCAGATCAATGGCGTGACGATGATTTATTGACCTTGCAAAAGCTCGGTGAGACCAATTTAACAGTCGTATTGGTTATCAATAAGTCAGATACTCTAAAAGATAAAGGCAGCGTGCTACCACTTATCGAAACTTTCAACGATAGTTTCGATTTTGCTGATATCGTTCCTGTATCTGCACTAAAAAATCAAAACTTAGATCGTTTGCAAGAAGTGATTGCTTCACATTTACCAGTCGCTGCGCCTATTTACGATACAGAACAAATCACAGATCGCTCTGAGCGATTTTTGGCAAGTGAAATCATTCGCGAAAAAATCATGCGTAGTGCGGGTGATGAAGTGCCATATGATTTAACCGTACAGATTGATGAGTTTAAAGACGAACCTGCACATACTGATCCAAAAACAGGGCGTCCACGCAAAGCTTGTACTTTCATCGATGCGACTATATATGTTGAACGTGGTGGCCAAAAAGCCATCGTTATCGGTGATAAAGGTCAGCGTATCAAACAAGTTGGTATGGATGCTCGTAAAGATATGGAGCAGTTGTTCGGTAAAAAAATCATGTTAACTTTGTGGGTCAAAGTGAAACGTGGTTGGTCTGATGACGAGCGTGCGTTGACCAGTTTGGGCTATTGA
- the recO gene encoding DNA repair protein RecO, giving the protein MRNEALVGYLLHQRPYQEKRALYYLFSQQHGVIHGVGKKGAPLFMPLQLFATGKRDLKTFSQINIASQYNTQADSVQKDSVQKDSKPAVLEAVPYANISGQHQYAALYINEILWRLLPTEDPMPVLWQHYQISLQQLKQPLSNSELRLCLRQFEQYLFTELGFTLTLTHDNVEDPIEYDCTYRFLPDVGLLPVLVHNEESEHLASESGQTVFKGADIIEMARLGITEQTLSHWSKLHRHLIDHLLDYQPLQSRLLWQQQQRYQ; this is encoded by the coding sequence ATGCGTAATGAAGCGCTCGTCGGGTATTTGTTACATCAGCGCCCTTATCAAGAAAAGCGAGCTTTGTATTATCTTTTTTCTCAACAACATGGTGTGATACATGGTGTTGGGAAAAAAGGTGCGCCACTATTTATGCCATTACAGCTTTTTGCTACTGGTAAGCGCGACTTAAAAACCTTTAGTCAAATTAATATTGCCTCGCAATATAATACTCAAGCTGACAGTGTTCAAAAAGACAGTGTTCAAAAAGACAGTAAACCCGCTGTCTTAGAGGCCGTACCTTACGCCAATATCAGCGGTCAACATCAGTATGCCGCACTATATATAAACGAGATTCTGTGGCGGCTGTTACCTACTGAAGACCCAATGCCAGTATTGTGGCAGCATTATCAAATCAGTCTACAACAACTCAAGCAGCCCTTAAGTAATAGCGAGCTTCGTCTCTGTCTACGTCAGTTTGAGCAGTATCTATTTACCGAATTAGGATTCACTTTAACGTTAACGCATGACAACGTTGAAGATCCCATCGAGTATGATTGTACTTACCGCTTTTTACCGGATGTAGGTTTGCTCCCTGTATTAGTACATAATGAAGAGTCTGAGCATTTAGCCAGTGAGTCTGGACAGACTGTTTTTAAGGGTGCGGATATCATAGAAATGGCACGTTTAGGTATTACTGAGCAAACGCTGAGCCATTGGTCAAAACTGCATCGACATCTTATTGATCATTTACTTGACTATCAGCCGCTACAAAGCCGTCTGTTATGGCAGCAGCAGCAGCGTTATCAATAA
- a CDS encoding pyridoxine 5'-phosphate synthase, translating into MSISVSTSSENNSKKPLLGVNIDHVATLRQARGVSYPSPLAAALLCEKAGADGITIHLREDRRHIQDADVYEMAGQLSTRMNLEMAATDEMLAIACEVKPFWVCLVPEKRAELTTEGGLDVAGQVTSLKEYVHKLQDSNIKVSLFIDPDDKQIAAAIECGTDAIELHTGAYAEAGLANDTDAQLAELKRIEQAVATAQSLDDKLLINAGHGLTCDNVNAIAKIDGIYELNIGHALIADAVFVGLESAVTMMKEAMYK; encoded by the coding sequence ATGAGTATCTCTGTATCTACCTCATCTGAAAACAATTCAAAAAAACCTTTGTTAGGCGTGAATATTGATCACGTGGCAACATTGCGTCAAGCGCGTGGTGTGAGTTATCCAAGTCCTTTGGCTGCTGCATTATTGTGCGAAAAGGCGGGGGCAGACGGTATCACTATACATCTGCGTGAAGATCGTCGTCATATACAAGATGCAGATGTTTATGAAATGGCAGGGCAGTTGTCGACCAGAATGAACCTAGAGATGGCAGCAACGGATGAGATGCTTGCAATTGCCTGCGAAGTTAAACCTTTTTGGGTATGTTTAGTACCTGAAAAGCGGGCAGAGTTAACGACAGAAGGTGGTCTTGATGTTGCAGGGCAAGTCACGTCTCTAAAAGAGTATGTTCATAAGCTACAAGATTCTAATATTAAGGTTTCTTTGTTTATTGATCCTGATGACAAGCAGATTGCAGCCGCGATAGAGTGTGGTACGGACGCGATAGAATTGCACACTGGTGCTTATGCCGAAGCTGGCTTAGCGAATGATACCGACGCACAGTTAGCTGAACTGAAAAGAATCGAACAAGCAGTAGCTACAGCACAGAGCCTAGACGATAAATTGCTTATTAACGCAGGTCATGGTTTAACGTGTGACAATGTGAATGCCATTGCAAAGATTGATGGTATATATGAATTAAATATCGGTCATGCACTTATTGCAGATGCCGTATTTGTAGGACTAGAAAGCGCTGTAACAATGATGAAAGAGGCCATGTATAAATAG
- a CDS encoding GspH/FimT family pseudopilin encodes MNLLSKVLAHYKRIVIFTFCLPICRKGRYKIDNFLAIASRLFNKLLKLVSYRKSSLQNNNILNAKQSNGFTLVELTVTTMVLGIIAAIAAPSILTHLARMEAQRVKHQLENTLSLAKAESYISRQDVLVCLSNDAQQCHRNSDKTLLLFVDKNNNNHFDSQVDTLLTQQSLNLRYSTVKLRVGGRRHYTKFWGDSGRPRGHFGHIKYCPTSSYNKSMYQISFNQSGIVKHKLNADHPTKCSG; translated from the coding sequence ATGAACTTACTTAGTAAGGTACTGGCCCATTATAAGAGAATAGTCATTTTCACCTTTTGTTTACCTATTTGTAGAAAAGGCAGGTATAAAATTGATAATTTCTTAGCTATTGCATCTAGGTTATTCAATAAACTATTGAAGTTAGTCAGTTATAGGAAATCATCCCTTCAGAACAATAATATTTTAAATGCTAAGCAATCAAATGGCTTTACTCTCGTTGAGCTAACTGTGACGACAATGGTATTAGGAATTATCGCAGCTATTGCAGCGCCAAGTATCTTAACGCACTTAGCACGAATGGAAGCCCAACGGGTCAAGCATCAGTTAGAGAACACTTTATCCTTAGCAAAGGCCGAAAGTTATATAAGTCGGCAGGATGTCTTGGTTTGTTTATCGAATGATGCACAGCAATGTCATAGGAACAGCGATAAAACGCTTCTGCTATTCGTAGATAAAAATAACAATAATCATTTTGATTCTCAAGTAGATACCTTATTAACACAGCAATCCTTAAACCTAAGATATAGTACAGTGAAATTAAGAGTTGGCGGTAGGCGTCACTATACTAAATTTTGGGGTGATAGTGGCAGACCGCGAGGACACTTCGGCCATATAAAATACTGCCCTACCTCTTCTTATAACAAGTCAATGTACCAAATCTCTTTTAACCAATCTGGCATCGTCAAACACAAACTTAATGCAGACCACCCTACGAAATGTAGCGGTTAA
- a CDS encoding OmpA family protein, protein MKLNKIALALVAVAAAPMAANAGVTISPLLLGYHMTEEFSDTSDKQREVLTTGKNLYENANGDVIGDGSRGNSNGGVAKESSLYTGAALGIELTPSTQFQVEYGVSDANGEASEDSADAGVNRFDIEQEMISGNFLIGTEEFTGYTDSALKPYVLVGAGQSKIKVENQESYVNSNGDTVAAGTEVSNSKDTIGNLGLGAMYRINDALSLRGEARAIHNFDNNWWEGMALAGLEVVLGGHLAPTVAVPPMQEPVVDNTPVVVVEADLDSDGDGVPDSIDACPGTPMNVVVDERGCPVPVDITDELKMELRVFFDNDKSAIKNQYKPEIAKVAEKMREYPNSTARVEGHASKTGPSARYNQRLSEARAVAVKSMLTNEFGIAPNRLSTVGYGYNNPIASNDTEEGRAMNRRVYAIITGDKTMTVEQTKDMVVQ, encoded by the coding sequence ATGAAATTGAACAAAATAGCTCTAGCCCTTGTTGCTGTAGCGGCTGCACCGATGGCAGCTAACGCTGGTGTTACTATTAGCCCATTGTTACTTGGTTATCACATGACTGAAGAATTCAGTGATACCTCTGACAAACAGCGTGAAGTTCTTACTACTGGTAAAAACTTGTATGAAAACGCTAACGGCGATGTTATCGGTGATGGTAGCCGTGGTAACAGCAATGGTGGCGTAGCCAAAGAAAGCAGCCTATACACTGGTGCAGCTTTAGGTATCGAACTTACTCCTTCTACTCAGTTCCAAGTAGAATATGGTGTATCTGACGCAAACGGCGAAGCTTCTGAAGATTCAGCTGATGCCGGCGTTAACCGCTTTGATATTGAACAAGAAATGATTTCTGGTAACTTCTTGATCGGTACCGAAGAATTTACTGGTTACACTGATAGCGCACTTAAGCCATACGTACTAGTAGGTGCTGGTCAGTCTAAAATCAAAGTAGAGAACCAAGAGTCTTATGTTAATAGCAATGGCGATACCGTTGCTGCTGGTACTGAAGTATCAAACTCTAAAGACACTATCGGTAACCTAGGTCTAGGTGCTATGTATCGCATCAATGACGCGCTAAGCCTACGTGGTGAAGCTCGTGCGATTCATAACTTTGACAACAACTGGTGGGAAGGCATGGCTTTGGCCGGTCTAGAAGTAGTACTAGGTGGCCATTTAGCACCTACAGTAGCAGTACCACCTATGCAAGAGCCAGTAGTTGACAACACTCCAGTAGTTGTTGTTGAAGCTGATCTTGATTCTGACGGTGATGGCGTACCTGATAGCATCGATGCATGCCCAGGCACTCCAATGAACGTTGTAGTTGATGAGCGCGGTTGCCCAGTACCAGTAGACATTACTGACGAACTGAAAATGGAACTACGTGTATTCTTTGATAACGACAAGTCAGCTATCAAAAACCAGTACAAGCCAGAAATCGCTAAAGTAGCAGAGAAGATGCGTGAGTATCCTAACTCTACAGCTCGTGTAGAAGGTCATGCTTCTAAGACTGGTCCTTCAGCACGTTATAACCAACGTCTATCTGAAGCTCGTGCCGTTGCTGTTAAATCTATGCTAACTAACGAATTCGGTATCGCTCCAAACCGTCTATCAACTGTAGGCTATGGTTACAACAACCCAATCGCTTCAAACGACACTGAAGAAGGTCGTGCTATGAACCGTCGTGTTTATGCCATCATCACTGGTGACAAAACAATGACTGTTGAACAAACTAAAGATATGGTTGTTCAGTAA
- the typA gene encoding translational GTPase TypA produces MANDIKHLRNIAIIAHVDHGKTTLVDKLLHQSGTFGDRANIAERAMDSGDIEQERGITILAKNTAIRWTDKTSETEYRINIVDTPGHADFGGEVERVMSMVDCVLLVVDAVDGPMPQTRFVTQKAFEQGLKPIVVINKIDRPGSRPDWVMDQIFDLFDNLGANDEQLDFPVVYASALNGIAGLEADDLADDMTPLFKTIVDVVQPPQVDADAPFRMQISSLDYNSFVGVIGIGRIQRGKVKLNTPVTVIDKHGKTRNGRILKIMGYHGLDRIDVEDAQAGDIVCITGIDALNISDTICDPNNVEALPALTVDQPTVSMNFQVNNSPFAGREGKFVTSRNIRERLERELIHNVALRVEDTESPDKFKVSGRGELHLSVLIENMRREGFELGVSGPEVIVKEVDGKLQEPYENVVFDIEEEHQGSIMEQVGLRKGEMTNMELDGKGRMRIEATIPARGLIGFRSEFLTLTSGSGIMTSSFSHYGPQKIGDVGGRSNGVLVSMANGTCLGFALFNLQKRGKLFAEPQLEVYEGMIVGLNSRNDDMTVNPTTAKQLTNVRASGTDEALTLTPAVKFTLEQALEFIQDDELVEVTPKAVRIRKRYLTESERKRHGRGKKGA; encoded by the coding sequence ATGGCGAACGATATCAAACACCTGCGTAACATTGCAATTATTGCCCACGTTGACCACGGTAAGACAACTTTGGTTGATAAGTTATTACATCAGTCTGGTACTTTTGGCGACCGTGCAAACATTGCTGAGCGTGCAATGGACTCAGGTGATATTGAGCAAGAACGTGGTATTACCATTTTGGCTAAAAACACAGCTATCCGCTGGACAGATAAAACTTCAGAAACTGAATACCGTATCAACATTGTTGATACCCCAGGTCACGCCGATTTCGGTGGTGAAGTTGAGCGTGTAATGTCTATGGTTGACTGCGTACTTTTGGTTGTTGACGCTGTTGATGGCCCAATGCCTCAGACTCGTTTTGTGACGCAAAAAGCATTCGAACAAGGTCTAAAGCCGATCGTTGTTATTAACAAAATCGATCGTCCTGGCTCACGTCCTGATTGGGTAATGGATCAAATCTTTGATTTGTTTGACAACCTAGGTGCAAACGATGAGCAGCTTGATTTCCCAGTTGTTTATGCTTCAGCATTGAACGGTATTGCAGGTCTAGAAGCAGATGATTTAGCTGATGACATGACCCCATTGTTCAAAACTATCGTTGACGTTGTTCAGCCTCCACAGGTTGATGCTGACGCTCCGTTCCGTATGCAAATCTCAAGCCTTGATTACAACAGCTTTGTTGGTGTAATCGGTATTGGCCGTATTCAGCGTGGTAAAGTTAAACTTAACACGCCAGTGACTGTGATTGATAAGCATGGCAAAACGCGTAACGGCCGTATCCTAAAAATCATGGGTTACCATGGTCTTGATCGTATTGATGTTGAAGATGCGCAAGCAGGTGATATCGTTTGTATCACAGGTATCGATGCGCTAAACATCTCTGATACTATTTGTGATCCTAACAACGTTGAAGCACTACCAGCACTGACGGTAGATCAACCTACAGTATCTATGAACTTCCAGGTAAATAACTCACCATTTGCTGGTCGTGAAGGTAAGTTTGTGACTTCACGTAACATTCGTGAGCGTCTTGAGCGTGAGTTAATTCACAACGTAGCATTGCGTGTAGAAGACACTGAGTCTCCTGACAAATTTAAAGTATCAGGCCGTGGTGAGCTTCATTTATCAGTACTTATCGAAAACATGCGCCGTGAAGGTTTTGAGCTAGGTGTTTCTGGTCCAGAAGTTATCGTTAAAGAAGTTGATGGTAAGTTACAAGAGCCGTATGAAAACGTTGTCTTCGATATCGAAGAAGAGCATCAAGGTTCTATCATGGAGCAAGTTGGTCTACGCAAAGGCGAAATGACTAACATGGAGTTGGACGGTAAAGGCCGTATGCGTATCGAGGCGACCATACCAGCGCGTGGCTTGATCGGTTTCCGTTCTGAGTTCCTAACCCTGACTTCAGGTAGTGGTATCATGACCTCGAGCTTCTCACATTACGGTCCACAGAAGATCGGTGATGTTGGTGGCCGTTCTAACGGCGTATTGGTTTCTATGGCAAATGGTACTTGCCTAGGTTTTGCTCTATTTAACCTACAGAAACGCGGTAAGTTGTTTGCTGAGCCACAGCTTGAAGTTTATGAAGGTATGATTGTTGGTCTTAACTCTCGTAACGATGATATGACTGTTAACCCAACGACTGCTAAACAGTTAACCAACGTACGTGCTAGTGGTACTGATGAGGCACTGACGTTGACGCCAGCAGTGAAGTTCACTCTTGAGCAAGCGCTTGAATTTATTCAAGACGATGAGCTAGTCGAAGTAACGCCAAAAGCGGTACGTATTCGTAAACGCTACTTGACTGAAAGTGAGCGTAAGCGTCACGGCCGTGGTAAGAAAGGTGCTTAA
- the mscL gene encoding large conductance mechanosensitive channel protein MscL — MSMVSEFKEFAVKGNVMDLAVGVIIGGAFATITKSLVDDIIMPIVAFIFGGEINFENMFLVLGDAPDGIAMTYDALKEAGVPVLAYGSFITVLINFLILAFIIFMMVRGVNKMRRAEEVEEVIEEAVEEPSEEVKLLREISAKLSNTSITK; from the coding sequence ATGAGTATGGTTTCAGAGTTTAAAGAGTTCGCTGTCAAGGGTAACGTGATGGATTTGGCAGTCGGTGTCATCATCGGCGGGGCTTTTGCTACCATTACAAAATCTTTGGTAGATGATATTATTATGCCGATTGTCGCTTTTATTTTTGGCGGCGAGATTAATTTTGAAAACATGTTCTTAGTTTTAGGCGATGCACCTGATGGTATTGCTATGACTTATGATGCGCTCAAAGAGGCAGGTGTACCTGTATTGGCTTACGGTAGTTTTATTACCGTACTTATTAACTTCTTAATTTTAGCTTTCATCATCTTTATGATGGTTAGAGGTGTCAATAAAATGCGCCGTGCTGAAGAAGTAGAGGAAGTTATAGAAGAAGCAGTAGAAGAGCCATCAGAGGAAGTGAAATTGCTACGTGAAATCAGTGCTAAATTAAGTAATACTAGTATTACGAAATAA
- the mutM gene encoding bifunctional DNA-formamidopyrimidine glycosylase/DNA-(apurinic or apyrimidinic site) lyase yields MPELPEVETTKASLAPLLGQQVIDVKVFQPKLRWMMPDNLDELVNYTLESVERRAKYLILSFLPVAAQNNAPMSASKVEPRQLLIHLGMSGSLQQHSYGTDKRKHDHLVVVFNDTANNKSQLHYYDPRRFGSVLWHEDYGNKLLDHLGPEPLSKDFTADYLYSLIQRIDLSSQDSNESSSDVTKTNKRLKSISRAIKSVIMEQEVVVGVGNIYATESLYLSGIHPATPANQLSYDQIVILVNHIKEILKKAIKLGGSTLRDFTVASGQTGYFQQTLNVYGRQGESCLHCSTTLENIKLTGRASVYCPNCQPLK; encoded by the coding sequence ATGCCTGAATTACCTGAAGTAGAAACCACTAAAGCCAGTCTTGCTCCATTGTTGGGGCAACAGGTAATTGATGTTAAAGTATTTCAACCAAAGCTGCGCTGGATGATGCCAGATAACTTGGACGAGCTGGTTAATTACACATTGGAGAGTGTCGAGCGCCGAGCAAAGTATCTGATTCTTAGTTTTTTGCCAGTAGCTGCACAAAATAACGCTCCCATGTCAGCTAGCAAGGTTGAACCACGTCAGCTTCTTATCCACTTAGGAATGTCAGGTAGCTTACAGCAGCACAGCTATGGTACTGATAAGCGTAAACATGATCATCTGGTTGTTGTTTTTAATGATACTGCTAATAATAAGTCTCAGCTACACTATTACGATCCGAGACGCTTTGGTTCAGTACTATGGCATGAAGATTACGGCAATAAACTACTAGACCATCTAGGTCCTGAGCCACTTTCAAAAGATTTTACCGCAGACTATTTATACAGCTTAATCCAGCGTATAGATTTATCTAGTCAAGATAGCAATGAGTCATCGTCAGATGTTACTAAAACGAATAAGCGACTAAAATCCATCTCCCGAGCGATTAAATCTGTCATCATGGAACAAGAAGTCGTAGTTGGGGTTGGCAATATCTATGCGACTGAAAGTCTGTACTTATCCGGCATCCACCCTGCTACACCAGCCAATCAACTTTCATACGATCAGATTGTCATTTTAGTTAATCATATTAAAGAAATTTTAAAGAAAGCGATAAAATTAGGCGGATCAACACTACGAGATTTCACAGTAGCAAGTGGTCAAACTGGTTACTTTCAACAAACTTTAAATGTGTATGGTAGACAAGGAGAGAGCTGTCTACATTGTAGTACGACGCTAGAAAACATCAAGCTTACTGGTAGAGCCAGTGTTTATTGTCCAAATTGTCAGCCGTTAAAATAG
- a CDS encoding RelA/SpoT family protein, with protein sequence MVKIREGLPLVDGQTTQADSATLAAQLVASQRSHQSANSYAQIPLDIKYQLATHKLHTTFDRSAAHTYHLHDPHTEDEYLDDTNTLSNKELEAVDLDQANIDVPTWLDNVAKRIGQESVPNLSAACEFIRSHMNTSESERSGAYVTGIGMTDILTYLYQDEDALVAAMLYRSARKSIISLAEVEKNFGPDILTLVKDTLAMGKLSEIIESNKRLEDHFVNNQRDQLSNIYSMLISVTNDVRVVLIKLAERTFAMRELTFSRPERQTRVAREVMTIYAPLAHRLGIAQLKWELEDLAFRYLAPDRYKEIAKLLSEKRSERESYIQRVQDKLNESLADASIEGEVSGRVKHIYSIYRKMKLKGLSFDQLYDIRALRVLVNSPSDCYHVLGLVHGLWRYIPEQFDDYITNPKSNGYRSLHTAVIAENKSLEVQIRTHEMHFEAELGMCAHVNYKEGLKNKKDNYLNQRISSLRQLLSINNETRNQPRSAVVAGEEIDDIEFDEEEQLVDFDELERIYIFSRDGDITELPKGATVLDFAYYVHTQVGNRAQAARVNQRYVPLTYQLKTGEQVEIITKASREPNRDWLVASLGYIHTNRARSKLRQWFNKQDRDKNIEIGRQMLSKELERLSVHPNSIDLNDYIQHFHVNTTDDIIVGLVTGDIGLNQLTSHISRQLHLEPEIPPESFVPHVDNRDTGKLDAYKIHIDGLDNIEINLAGCCHPVHGEPIAGYITLSRGVSVHNRGCPEYLRLVERDPERKIEAAWQVQTGRYQPVDIHVEAYDRRGLLRDLTQIIDKENVNIRQVQTLSNDDNIAFLKFHIEVSGLAHLSKLLAKLEQQHGILHARRAVV encoded by the coding sequence ATGGTAAAAATTCGTGAAGGATTACCGCTGGTGGATGGACAGACCACGCAGGCCGATAGTGCAACACTTGCGGCGCAACTGGTGGCGAGCCAACGCTCTCACCAGTCAGCCAATAGCTATGCCCAAATTCCCCTCGACATCAAATACCAGTTGGCAACTCACAAGCTACATACTACTTTTGATCGCTCAGCTGCACACACTTATCATTTGCATGACCCTCACACTGAAGACGAGTATTTAGATGATACCAATACGCTATCAAACAAAGAGCTTGAGGCGGTCGACTTAGACCAAGCCAATATCGACGTACCGACTTGGCTAGATAATGTGGCCAAGCGTATTGGACAAGAGTCAGTACCCAACCTAAGTGCAGCTTGCGAGTTTATTCGCAGTCACATGAATACCAGTGAATCTGAGCGCTCAGGCGCTTATGTGACCGGTATTGGCATGACCGATATCTTGACCTATCTTTACCAAGATGAAGACGCATTAGTCGCGGCCATGCTGTATCGCAGTGCGCGCAAATCAATCATCAGTCTCGCTGAAGTTGAAAAAAACTTTGGTCCAGATATTTTGACGCTTGTGAAAGACACCCTTGCAATGGGTAAGCTGTCGGAGATTATTGAGAGTAACAAGCGCTTAGAAGACCATTTCGTCAATAATCAACGTGATCAGCTATCAAATATTTATAGCATGCTCATCTCTGTTACTAACGATGTGCGCGTAGTCCTTATAAAACTGGCTGAACGTACTTTCGCCATGCGTGAGTTGACGTTTTCTAGGCCAGAGCGTCAAACTCGTGTGGCGCGTGAGGTCATGACTATTTATGCACCATTAGCGCATCGCCTAGGTATCGCACAGCTAAAATGGGAGCTCGAAGATCTAGCTTTCCGTTATCTTGCGCCTGATCGCTATAAAGAAATTGCTAAGCTGCTGTCAGAAAAACGTAGCGAACGCGAGTCCTATATTCAGCGCGTACAAGACAAATTAAATGAATCATTAGCAGACGCCAGTATCGAAGGCGAAGTATCTGGGCGCGTCAAACATATCTACTCTATTTATCGAAAAATGAAGCTTAAAGGTTTATCGTTCGATCAGCTTTATGACATTCGCGCCTTACGTGTCTTGGTTAATAGCCCTTCTGACTGTTATCACGTTTTAGGCCTAGTACATGGCTTATGGCGTTATATTCCTGAGCAGTTTGATGACTATATTACTAACCCTAAGTCCAATGGTTATCGCTCGCTACATACTGCTGTAATTGCGGAAAACAAATCACTCGAAGTCCAAATTCGTACTCATGAGATGCACTTTGAGGCCGAACTTGGCATGTGCGCGCACGTTAATTACAAAGAAGGGCTAAAGAACAAAAAAGACAATTATCTGAACCAAAGAATCAGCTCATTACGCCAATTATTATCTATCAATAATGAAACACGCAATCAGCCACGCTCAGCTGTGGTAGCGGGCGAAGAGATAGACGATATCGAGTTTGACGAAGAAGAGCAACTCGTTGATTTTGATGAACTAGAACGTATTTATATCTTTAGCCGTGATGGTGATATTACCGAACTACCAAAAGGCGCGACCGTTCTCGATTTTGCCTACTATGTGCATACTCAAGTTGGCAACCGTGCGCAGGCAGCCCGCGTCAATCAGCGCTATGTGCCACTGACGTATCAGTTGAAAACAGGTGAGCAAGTTGAGATTATCACCAAGGCATCTCGTGAGCCCAATCGCGATTGGTTGGTAGCATCCTTAGGTTATATTCATACCAACCGTGCCCGTTCAAAACTGCGCCAGTGGTTTAATAAGCAAGACCGTGATAAGAACATTGAAATAGGTCGCCAAATGCTCAGCAAAGAGCTTGAGCGCCTATCTGTTCATCCTAATAGTATTGATTTAAACGACTATATTCAGCATTTTCATGTCAATACGACCGACGACATTATCGTGGGGCTGGTGACAGGTGACATTGGTCTGAATCAATTGACCAGTCATATCTCACGTCAGCTGCATCTTGAACCTGAGATACCACCAGAGAGCTTTGTACCGCATGTAGATAACCGAGATACAGGTAAGCTCGATGCGTATAAAATTCACATTGATGGTTTGGATAATATCGAAATCAATTTGGCAGGTTGTTGCCATCCTGTGCATGGTGAACCGATAGCTGGCTACATCACTTTATCGCGTGGCGTTAGCGTGCATAATCGAGGCTGCCCAGAGTACTTACGTCTGGTCGAGCGCGATCCTGAGCGCAAGATAGAAGCCGCTTGGCAAGTACAGACTGGTCGTTATCAGCCCGTTGATATTCATGTCGAAGCATATGACAGACGCGGTTTGCTACGTGATTTGACACAGATAATTGATAAAGAAAACGTCAATATTCGCCAAGTTCAAACACTGAGTAACGACGACAATATTGCTTTTTTAAAGTTCCATATTGAAGTCTCAGGTTTAGCGCATCTATCTAAGCTGCTCGCAAAATTAGAGCAGCAACACGGTATTTTGCACGCGCGCCGTGCAGTCGTGTAA